The following are encoded in a window of Fusarium verticillioides 7600 chromosome 6, whole genome shotgun sequence genomic DNA:
- a CDS encoding AP endonuclease 2: MAFRITTWNVNGIRNPFGYQPWREKRTFQAMFEILEADIVVMQETKIQRKDLQDDMVLVPGWDVFFSLPKHKKGYSGVAIYTRNSKCAPIRAEEGVTGILTAPKSTTRYRDLPEDQQIGGYPRPDQLDGIIDEAALDSEGRCVILEFPGFVLFGVYSPATRDESRDDFRTGFFQALEVRIRNLVAAGKQVILTGDLNVVRSELDSTNVSETLRKEGIELSDWMNAPVRRIFNQLIFEGSVLGERDEDREKPVLWDLCRCFHPERVGMNTCWDTKRNTRPANNGSRIDYVLCSDGIKSWFNYSNIQEGLMGSDHCPVFATLSDKVTVGDKECALLEMMNPPGMFKGNERLRDWTPKDHLSLSAKLIPEFDRRQSIRDMFTKKAAPLRESTRTDTPAEPLNNGNISASGSLDKAEEASGSSTNASSTPRLGETTNSTKLSASQPSSKRPGTAADTTSRPFKKTKSFTGANDTKSKVAQGQRTLQGFFKPKAPAAQESKAELEAASSTPSTTKKPTGSGKAPVSAQRLSNTPQATLAEKSSSTVPLRSKDPEPSDRVFDPIEAKESWSKLLGKRVAPRCEHDEPCISFTTKKPGVNCGRMFYICPRPLGPSGEKERNSEWRCSTFIWSSDWTGS, translated from the exons ATGGCGTTTCGGATAACCACCTGGAACG TCAACGGCATCCG AAATCCTTTCGGTTATCAGCcttggagagaaaagagaaccTTTCAA GCTATGTTTGAGATTCTTGAAGCAGACATTGTTGTTATGCAAGAGACCAAAATCCAGCGAAAGGATCTTCAAGATGACATGGTTCTCGTTCCCGGTTGggatgtcttcttcagcttaCCGAAGCACAAGAAAG GATACTCTGGCGTCGCTATCTACACGCGCAATTCGAAATGTGCGCCCATACGAGCAGAAGAGGGTGTCACCGGCATCTTGACAGCTCCAAAGTCTACAACCAGGTACCGCGACCTCCCTGAAGACCAGCAGATTGGTGGCTATCCCCGGCCCGATCAACTTGacggcatcatcgacgaggCGGCTCTTGACTCTGAAGGTCGCTGTGTCATTCTCGAGTTTCCAGGTTTTGTGCTCTTTGGAGTTTACAGCCCTGCAACCCGAGATGAGAGTCGTGATGACTTTCGCACTGGTTTCTTCCAAGCACTGGAAGTGAGAATACGGAACTTGGTCGCCGCTGGCAAGCAGGTCATCCTTACCGGTGATTTGAACGTCGTACGCTCCGAGCTGGACTCAACCAATGTTTCAGAGACACTACGCAAGGAAGGGATAGAACTCAGCGACTGGATGAACGCACCTGTGCGGcgcatcttcaaccaactcaTATTTGAGGGAAGTGTGCTAGGCGAAAGAGATGAAGACCGTGAAAAGCCTGTTCTCTGGGACCTCTGTCGTTGCTTTCACCCGGAGCGAGTGGGGATGAACACATGTTGGGATACCAAGCGGAACACACGACCTGCAAACAACGGCAGTCGGATTGACTACGTCTTGTGCAGCGATGGCATTAAGAGCTGGTTCAACTACTCCAACATTCAGGAGGGCTTGATGGGATCTGACCATTGCCCAGTCTTTGCGACTTTGTCTGACAAGGTGACGGTGGGCGACAAAGAGTGTGCGTTGCTCGAGATGATGAACCCCCCGGGTATGTTCAAAGGGAACGAGCGTCTTCGAGACTGGACCCCAAAGGATCATCTTTCTTTGTCTGCAAAGCTGATACCAGAATTTGACCGCCGGCAGAGCATCCGCGATATGTTCACAAAGAAAGCCGCCCCTCTACGAGAGTCGACGAGGACAGACACACCTGCAGAACCCCTGAATAACGGAAATATTAGCGCCTCAGGGTCACTCGACAAAGCAGAGGAAGCTTCAGGGTCTTCGACCAACGCCTCCTCCACACCGAGGCTGGGCGAGACTACCAACTCAACCAAGCTTTCAGCATCCCAGCCTAGCTCCAAAAGACCTGGAACGGCCGCCGACACGACAAGTCGACCAttcaagaagaccaagtctTTTACAGGCGCCAAcgacaccaagagcaaggtgGCGCAGGGCCAACGAACATTACAGGGATTCTTCAAGCCAAAAGCTCCCGCGGCTCaagaaagcaaagcagaGCTAGAAGCGGCAAGTTCGACGCCATCTACAACAAAGAAACCTACAGGATCAGGGAAAGCGCCAGTAAGCGCGCAGAGGCTATCGAATACCCCGCAGGCTACACTTGCAgaaaagtcatcatcaacagtcCCTCTACGCAGCAAGGACCCCGAACCCTCGGACAGGGTGTTTGACCCGATCGAGGCGAAGGAGTCGTGGTCCAAGCTGCTGGGCAAGAGGGTTGCACCAAGATGTGAACACGACGAACCCTGCATCagcttcaccaccaagaagccCGGAGTCAACTGTG GTCGAATGTTTTACATTTGTCCGCGACCGCTAGGACCATCGggggagaaggagagaaactCGGAGTGGCGCTGCAGTACATTCATATGGAGCAGTGATTGGACTGGCTCATGA
- a CDS encoding AP endonuclease 2: MTRRHRNPFGYQPWREKRTFQAMFEILEADIVVMQETKIQRKDLQDDMVLVPGWDVFFSLPKHKKGYSGVAIYTRNSKCAPIRAEEGVTGILTAPKSTTRYRDLPEDQQIGGYPRPDQLDGIIDEAALDSEGRCVILEFPGFVLFGVYSPATRDESRDDFRTGFFQALEVRIRNLVAAGKQVILTGDLNVVRSELDSTNVSETLRKEGIELSDWMNAPVRRIFNQLIFEGSVLGERDEDREKPVLWDLCRCFHPERVGMNTCWDTKRNTRPANNGSRIDYVLCSDGIKSWFNYSNIQEGLMGSDHCPVFATLSDKVTVGDKECALLEMMNPPGMFKGNERLRDWTPKDHLSLSAKLIPEFDRRQSIRDMFTKKAAPLRESTRTDTPAEPLNNGNISASGSLDKAEEASGSSTNASSTPRLGETTNSTKLSASQPSSKRPGTAADTTSRPFKKTKSFTGANDTKSKVAQGQRTLQGFFKPKAPAAQESKAELEAASSTPSTTKKPTGSGKAPVSAQRLSNTPQATLAEKSSSTVPLRSKDPEPSDRVFDPIEAKESWSKLLGKRVAPRCEHDEPCISFTTKKPGVNCGRMFYICPRPLGPSGEKERNSEWRCSTFIWSSDWTGS, from the exons aTGACCCGTCGCCACAGAAATCCTTTCGGTTATCAGCcttggagagaaaagagaaccTTTCAA GCTATGTTTGAGATTCTTGAAGCAGACATTGTTGTTATGCAAGAGACCAAAATCCAGCGAAAGGATCTTCAAGATGACATGGTTCTCGTTCCCGGTTGggatgtcttcttcagcttaCCGAAGCACAAGAAAG GATACTCTGGCGTCGCTATCTACACGCGCAATTCGAAATGTGCGCCCATACGAGCAGAAGAGGGTGTCACCGGCATCTTGACAGCTCCAAAGTCTACAACCAGGTACCGCGACCTCCCTGAAGACCAGCAGATTGGTGGCTATCCCCGGCCCGATCAACTTGacggcatcatcgacgaggCGGCTCTTGACTCTGAAGGTCGCTGTGTCATTCTCGAGTTTCCAGGTTTTGTGCTCTTTGGAGTTTACAGCCCTGCAACCCGAGATGAGAGTCGTGATGACTTTCGCACTGGTTTCTTCCAAGCACTGGAAGTGAGAATACGGAACTTGGTCGCCGCTGGCAAGCAGGTCATCCTTACCGGTGATTTGAACGTCGTACGCTCCGAGCTGGACTCAACCAATGTTTCAGAGACACTACGCAAGGAAGGGATAGAACTCAGCGACTGGATGAACGCACCTGTGCGGcgcatcttcaaccaactcaTATTTGAGGGAAGTGTGCTAGGCGAAAGAGATGAAGACCGTGAAAAGCCTGTTCTCTGGGACCTCTGTCGTTGCTTTCACCCGGAGCGAGTGGGGATGAACACATGTTGGGATACCAAGCGGAACACACGACCTGCAAACAACGGCAGTCGGATTGACTACGTCTTGTGCAGCGATGGCATTAAGAGCTGGTTCAACTACTCCAACATTCAGGAGGGCTTGATGGGATCTGACCATTGCCCAGTCTTTGCGACTTTGTCTGACAAGGTGACGGTGGGCGACAAAGAGTGTGCGTTGCTCGAGATGATGAACCCCCCGGGTATGTTCAAAGGGAACGAGCGTCTTCGAGACTGGACCCCAAAGGATCATCTTTCTTTGTCTGCAAAGCTGATACCAGAATTTGACCGCCGGCAGAGCATCCGCGATATGTTCACAAAGAAAGCCGCCCCTCTACGAGAGTCGACGAGGACAGACACACCTGCAGAACCCCTGAATAACGGAAATATTAGCGCCTCAGGGTCACTCGACAAAGCAGAGGAAGCTTCAGGGTCTTCGACCAACGCCTCCTCCACACCGAGGCTGGGCGAGACTACCAACTCAACCAAGCTTTCAGCATCCCAGCCTAGCTCCAAAAGACCTGGAACGGCCGCCGACACGACAAGTCGACCAttcaagaagaccaagtctTTTACAGGCGCCAAcgacaccaagagcaaggtgGCGCAGGGCCAACGAACATTACAGGGATTCTTCAAGCCAAAAGCTCCCGCGGCTCaagaaagcaaagcagaGCTAGAAGCGGCAAGTTCGACGCCATCTACAACAAAGAAACCTACAGGATCAGGGAAAGCGCCAGTAAGCGCGCAGAGGCTATCGAATACCCCGCAGGCTACACTTGCAgaaaagtcatcatcaacagtcCCTCTACGCAGCAAGGACCCCGAACCCTCGGACAGGGTGTTTGACCCGATCGAGGCGAAGGAGTCGTGGTCCAAGCTGCTGGGCAAGAGGGTTGCACCAAGATGTGAACACGACGAACCCTGCATCagcttcaccaccaagaagccCGGAGTCAACTGTG GTCGAATGTTTTACATTTGTCCGCGACCGCTAGGACCATCGggggagaaggagagaaactCGGAGTGGCGCTGCAGTACATTCATATGGAGCAGTGATTGGACTGGCTCATGA
- a CDS encoding cytochrome c oxidase subunit 6a produces MSAVRFTRAATRATAQLRAPLQRRFASTAENEFIKERQHIKEHAAGTTELWKKISLYGVAPCLIAAGANAYWLWNEHWEHWSHLPPLEERTEYPYQNIRSKNYQWGNGDKTLFWNDEVNYHNKDKAS; encoded by the exons ATGTCCGCTGTACGATTCACCCGCGCTGCCACGCGCGCCACTGCGCAGCTCCGCGCTCCCCTCCAGCGCCGATTTGCCAGCACCGCCGAGAAcgagttcatcaaggagcGTCAGCACATCAAGGAGCACGCTGCCGGTACCACTG AGctgtggaagaagatctcCCTCTA TGGTGTCGCCCCCTGCCTCATCGCCGCCGGTGCCAACGCCTACTGGCTCTGGAACGAGCATTGGGAGCACTGGAGCCATCTGCCTCCTCTGGAGGAGCGCACCGAGTACCCTTACCAGAACATCCGCTCCAAGAACTACCAGTGGGGTAACGGTGACAAG ACTCTCTT CTGGAACGACGAGGTCAACTACcacaacaaggacaaggcttCCTAA
- a CDS encoding cytochrome c oxidase subunit 6a gives MSAVRFTRAATRATAQLRAPLQRRFASTAENEFIKERQHIKEHAAGTTELWKKISLYGVAPCLIAAGANAYWLWNEHWEHWSHLPPLEERTEYPYQNIRSKNYQWGNGDKTLL, from the exons ATGTCCGCTGTACGATTCACCCGCGCTGCCACGCGCGCCACTGCGCAGCTCCGCGCTCCCCTCCAGCGCCGATTTGCCAGCACCGCCGAGAAcgagttcatcaaggagcGTCAGCACATCAAGGAGCACGCTGCCGGTACCACTG AGctgtggaagaagatctcCCTCTA TGGTGTCGCCCCCTGCCTCATCGCCGCCGGTGCCAACGCCTACTGGCTCTGGAACGAGCATTGGGAGCACTGGAGCCATCTGCCTCCTCTGGAGGAGCGCACCGAGTACCCTTACCAGAACATCCGCTCCAAGAACTACCAGTGGGGTAACGGTGACAAG ACTCTCTTGTAA
- a CDS encoding complex I intermediate-associated protein 30, mitochondrial, giving the protein MRATQTLLSRGFFGRSMDELRRRTQIAVSFEAIKGATQPKPLYEFNTPDSVRDCIIMTDKTIGGFSESNFDFHKSTDANNDPKIPSAYARFHGNISTRLPSDRPNIQRTGFAGFRSPDQRPTAFGRSMWDIDPYIYLALRVKSDGRSYFVNLQTESVEPSDLHQHRLFPKRPGQWETVLIKWNDFVRTNHGFVVEPQTEMLRQKVLTVGIGLTDRVDGPFELCIERAWATNDPSEVEVAEEPKIETVAQGGQLRNKKGEKVRW; this is encoded by the exons ATGAGGGCCACACAAACCCTCCTCTCAAGAGGCTTCTTCGGCCGTAGTATGGATGAGCTCAGGCGGCGTACGCAAATAG CTGTGAGCTTCGAGGCTATCAAAGGCGCTACACAGCCCAAGCCTCTTTACGAGTTCAACACCCCCGATAGCGTTCGCGactgcatcatcatgactgacAAGACCATCGGCGGCTTCTCAGAGAGCAACTTCGACTTCCACAAATCCACCGACGCCAACAACGACCCCAAGATACCCTCTGCTTATGCCCGTTTTCATGGCAACATCTCTACTCGCCTCCCCTCCGACCGCCCCAATATTCAACGAACTGGCTTTGCTGGCTTCCGGTCTCCGGATCAAAGGCCAACCGCCTTCGGCCGTTCCATGTGGGATATTGATCCATACATCTACCTCGCCCTGCGTGTCAAGTCGGATGGCCGCAGTTACTTTGTCAACTTGCAAACCGAGAGTGTCGAACCATCAGATTtacatcaacatcgattATTCCCCAAACGCCCGGGCCAATGGGAAACAGTGCTCATAAAATGGAACGACTTTGTGAGGACGAATCACGGTTTTGTGGTGGAACCTCAGACTGAGATGCTTCGACAGAAGGTCTTGACTGTGGGTATTGGACTAACAGATCGTGTTGATGGTCCATTCGAGTTGTGTATCGAGAGAGCGTGGGCCACCAATGATCCCAGTGAGGTTGAAGTGGCAGAAGAACCCAAAATTGAGACTGTGGCACAGGGAGGCCAGCTACGGAACAAGAAGGGCGAAAAAGTACGGTGGTAG